TTTATTTAATAAGGATATAAATGCCAACAATTTCACAATTAGTAAGAAAAGGAAGGAGCACAATTACCAAGAAGAGTAAATCGGCTGCTTTGGATTCTTGCCCACAGAGACGTGGAGTATGTACGCGTGTTTACACCACTACACCAAAAAAACCAAATTCTGCCATGCGCAAGGTGGCCAGGGTTAGGTTGACCAATGGCAAAGAGGTGAACGCATATATTCCAGGTGAGGGGCACAATCTCCAGGAGCACTCGATAGTATTGGTAAGAGGTGGAAGGGTGAAGGATTTGCCAGGTGTGCGATACCATATCGTACGGGGAGCTTTGGATACTGCAGGTGTTGCAGGTAGGACACAACGTCGTTCAAAGTACGGTGCAAAACGCCCTAAAAAGTAATTCAACTTTTAGAAGGAAGTCATGAGAAAAAGACAAGCGAAAAAAAGACCATTATTGCCCGATCCAAGGTTTAATGACCAATTGGTGACGAGGTTCGTGAATATGATGATGTGGGACGGAAAGAAATCCGTCGCCTTCAAGGTTTTCTATGATGCGATCGATATTGTTGACCAAAAGAAAACCGACGATGAAAAAACAGCCCTTGAGCTGTGGAAAGATGCCCTTTCCAATGTTATGCCCCATGTAGAAGTACGCAGTAGGAGGGTAGGTGGTGCAACTTTCCAAATTCCTATGCAGATCCGTCCAGATCGAAAGATTTCAACGGCTATGAAGTGGTTGATTAACTATGCACGTAGACGAAACGAGAAATCCATGGCACAAAAACTGGCGGCTGAGATTTTGGCAGCGGCAAAAGAAGAAGGTGCTGCTGTTAAGAAAAGAGTAGATACGCATAAAATGGCCGAGGCCAACAAAGCATTCTCCCACTTCAGATTTTAATTCACAATGGCAAGAGATTTAAAATACACAAGGAATATTGGTATTGCGGCCCATATCGATGCCGGAAAAACCACGACTACGGAACGTATTCTTTTTTATACCGGTGTAAGTCACAAGATTGGTGAGGTGCACGACGGTGCCGCTACCATGGACTGGATGGAGCAGGAGCAGGAGCGCGGTATTACCATTACTTCGGCGGCCACCACCTGTACATGGCAGTTCCCAACGGAAAATGGCCAGCCGACCGCTGACGCAAAAGGATACCACTTTAATATCATAGATACTCCTGGACACGTGGACTTTACCGTTGAGGTAAACCGATCGTTACGTGTTTTGGACGGATTGGTGTTTTTGTTCAGTGCGGTTGATGGTGTAGAGCCCCAATCCGAAACAAACTGGAGATTGGCCGATAACTATAAGGTGCCTCGAATTGGTTTCGTGAACAAAATGGACCGTCAAGGTTCCAATTTCTTGAACGTGTGTAAGCAGGTCAAGGAAATGTTGGGATCCAATGCGGTGCCTATTGTTTTGCCAATTGGTGAGGAGGCCGATTTTAAAGGTATCGTTGACCTGGCCAAGAACAGGGCAATTGTATGGCATGATGAGAACTTCGGTTCAACTTTCGATGTTATCGATATTCCTGCCGAAATGCAGGATGAGGTTTCTGAGTATAGGGCTGCTTTGATTGAAGCGGTGGCGGAATATGATGAGGAGTTGATGGAGAAATTCTTCGAGGATGAAGATTCCATTACCGAGGAAGAAGTGCATGCAGCTTTAAGGGCAGCAGTTATGGATAGGGCCATTATTCCAATGATATGCGGTTCGTCCTTTAAAAACAAGGGGGTTCAGTTCTTGTTGGATGCTGTTTGCCGTTACCTGCCATCACCCTTGGACAAAGATGATATCGTAGGTACCGATCCCGATACAGGAAATGAAATTACAAGAAAGCCAGACCCAAAGGAGCCTTTCTCTGCTTTGGCTTTTAAAATCGCCACAGATCCATTTGTCGGACGTCTGGCATTTTTTAGGGCATATTCCGGTCGTTTGGATGCCGGTTCTTATATTTTGAATAACCGTTCCGGTAAGAAAGAACGTATTTCACGGATTTACCAAATGCACTCAAACAAGCAGAATGCGATTGAGTTCATTGAGGCTGGGGACATAGGTGCCGCGGTTGGATTTAAGGATATTAAGACAGGGGATACGATGTCTTCGGAAAAACATCCCATTGTGCTTGAAAGTATGGACTTCCCCGATCCCGTAATTGGTATTGCCGTGGAGCCCAAAACCAAGGCCGATGTGGATAGATTGGGAATGTCTTTGGCGAAGTTGGCTGAAGAAGATCCAACTTTTCAGGTAAAGACCGATGAAGCATCCGGACAGACCATTATCTCCGGTATGGGTGAACTTCACCTGGATATTATCGTTGATCGTTTGAGACGCGAATTCAAGGTTGAGGTAAACCAGGGTCAACCACAGGTGGAGTACAAAGAAGCACTTACCGCAAAAGCCGACCATCGGGAGGTCTACAAGAAGCAGACCGGTGGTAGGGGTAAGTTTGCCGATATCGTATTTACCATGGAGCCTGCCAGTGAAGAAACAAAAGCTGGCTTGGAGTTCATCAATGAAATCAAGGGAGGTAACATTCCCAAGGAATACATTCCATCCGTAGAAAAAGGATTTAAAGAAGCCATGAAGAATGGTCCTTTGGCCGGATTTGAGATGGATTCCATGAAGATTACCTTAAAAGACGGGTCTTTCCACCCTGTGGATTCTGATTCGTTGTCCTTTGAGTTGGCTGCCAAATTAGGGTATAAGGAGGCTGCTAAAGCGGCAAGGGCCGTATTGATGGAGCCAATTATGAAGTTGGAAGTATTGACCCCGGAAGAAAACATGGGGGATATCGTTGGTGACCTGAACCGTAGAAGGGGCCAGGTAAACAATATGGATGATAGGGCCGGTTCCAAAGTAATTAAGGCCGAAGTGCCATTGTCCGAGATGTTCGGCTATGTAACTGCGCTTAGGACATTGAGTTCAGGTCGTGCAACTTCCACAATGGAATTTTCACATTATGCCGAGACACCTACAAACATTGCAGAAGAGGTGATTAAGGCAACTAAAGGTGTAACCGCATAATTTTCAGAAGATGAGTCAAAAAATCAGAATTAAATTAAAGTCTTACGACCACAATTTGGTGGACAAGTCTGCTGAAAAAATTGTGAAGACGGTCAAGACAACAGGAGCTGTCGTAACGGGTCCCATCCCATTGCCGACACATAAAAAAATCTTTACGGTTTTGCGTTCACCACACGTGAACAAGAAATCCAGAGAGCAATTTCAATTGAGTTCTTACAAGCGTTTGCTTGATATTTATAGTTCTTCTTCCAAAACAATTGATGCTTTAATGAAATTAGAGCTCCCAAGTGGTGTGGAAGTCGAAATAAAAGTGTAAATTTGCACGCCCTTTTTAGGAAGGGATTACATGTCCGGAGCCGCGAGCAAAGGAAAAACGGGAAAAAAGAATAAAAATCTGGGTCACAGACTATGTTCTTTGACCCAATTTTTTTGCCAGAAAATGGCATTTTAAAAAGAAAAAAGCAATAAATAATAGAATATGTCTGGGTTAATTGGAAAAAAAATCGGCATGACCAGCATTTTTGATGAGAACGGAAGGAACATTCCATGTACTGTCATTCAAGCTGGGCCATGCGTGGTTACCCAAGTCAGAACCGAAGAGGTAGACGGGTACAGTGCCCTTCAACTCGGTTTCGATGACAAGGCAGAAAAACGTGCTAGCAAGGCTGAACAAGGCCATTACAAAAAAGCAGGTACTTCGCCCAAAAAGAAAGTCGTTGAGTTCCGTGATTTTGAAGGAGAATACAAATTGGGCGACACCGTTGGTGTTGATCTTTTTGTGGAAGGTGAGTTTGTGGATGTAGTTGGGACCTCCAAAGGAAAAGGTTTCCAGGGGGTAGTGAAAAGGCATGGTTTTGCCGGTGTTGGACAAGCAACGCATGGTCAGCACAACAGGCTTCGTGCCCCTGGTTCCATTGGTGCCGCCTCCACGCCATCAAAAGTAGTAAAAGGCTTGCGAATGGCTGGTAGAATGGGAGGTGAACGTGTAACCGTCCAAAACCTTCGTGTGTTGAAAATAGTGCCTGAAAAGAACCTTATTGTTGTTAAGGGGGCTGTTCCAGGTCATAAAAATGCTTACGTAACCGTAGAAAAATAAGGGTATGAAAGTAGCAGTATTGGATATTAATGGTAAGGATACAGGAAGAAAGGTAGAACTTTCTGACGATGTGTTCGGTATTGAGCCTAACAATCATGCCATTTATTTGGATGTAAAGCAGTATTTGGCGCACCAGCGCCAAGGTACGCACAAGGCCAAGGAAAGAGCTGAAATTGCAGGAAGTACGCGTAAGTTGAAAAAGCAAAAAGGTACCGGTACCGCAAGGGCAGGAAGTATCAAATCCCCCGTTTTTAGGGGTGGTGGCCGAATTTTTGGTCCAAGACCAAGAAATTATAGTCAAAAGCTGAACAAAAATGTAAAGCGTTTGGCCCGTAAATCGGCATTCAGTCTAAAATCCAAGGAAAAAGCATTGCTGGTGGTCGAGGACTTCAATTTTGAAGCGCCTAAGACCAAGGATTATGTGTCTTTTTTGAATTCTTTGGGAATTGCGGACAAAAGGTCCTTAGTAGTATTGGGCGGTGGCAATGACAATGTGTTTTTGTCTTCACGAAACCTTAAACGTTCCGAAGTGGTGACCAATGACCAATTGAGTACCTACAAAATCATGAATGCGAAAAGTGTTGTGCTTTTGGAAGGGGCAGTAGAACAAATACAGGCTAATCTTACAAAATAGGAAAGCGATGAGTGTATTGATAAAACCAATCATAACAGAGAAAATGACCGCGGATAGCGAGTTGTTCAATCGTTACGGTTTCTATGTTGACCCAAAGGCCAACAAATTGGAAATCAAGGAAGCCGTGGAAAGTACATATGGCGTTTCCGTTGAAAAGGTTAGAACCATGAATTACGGTCCAAATCGGAAAACGAGGTATACCAAGACCGGAATTCAACATGGCAAAACGAATGCCTTGAAAAAAGCTATCGTTGATGTTGCCGAAGGTGATATTATTGATTTTTACAGCAATATATAACAGAGGGTAATGGCAGTTAGAAAATTAAAACCCATCACTCCTGGTCAGCGTTTTAGAGTAGTAAACGGATTTGACGCGATTACTACTGATAAGCCGGAGAAGAGTTTGCTCGCTCCGTTAAAAAAGACCGGAGGTAGAAACAGTCAAGGGAAAATGACCATGCGCCACAGAGGTGGGGGTCACAAAAGGAGGTATCGTATCATTGATTTCAAGCGTGATAAGTATGGTGTGGAAGCTGAGGTGAAATCAATTCAATATGACCCAAATAGAACAGCATTCATCGCCCTATTGGAATATAAGGATGGTGAAAAAAGATACGTTATAGCGCAAAATGGATTGCAAGTAGGTCAGAAAGTAATTTCCGGGGAAAAAGCGGCACCAGAGATTGGCAATGCCATGCCTTTGGGTGAAATTCCTCTGGGGACCATTATTTCTTGCATTGAATTGCGTCCGGGACAGGGAGCGAACATGGCCCGTAGTGCAGGGACTTTTGCACAATTAATGGCAAAAGACGGAAAGTTTGTGACCGTAAAATTGCCAAGTGGGGAGACCCGAATGATATTGGCAACTTGTATGGCCACGATAGGGGCCGTTTCGAATTCGGACCACCAACTCCTGGTTTCCGGTAAAGCAGGTAGAAGTAGGTGGTTGGGTAGAAGACCAAGAACAAGACCGGTAGTAATGAACCCTGTCGATCACCCAATGGGTGGTGGTGAAGGAAGGGCTTCCGGAGGTCACCCAAGATCAAGAAACGGTATTCCTGCCAAGGGATATAGAACCCGTTCCTTGACCAAAGACAGCAACAGATATATTGTAGAACGAAGAAAGAAATAGGAAAACATGGCACGTTCACTTAAAAAAGGACCATTCGTTCACCATAGTTTGGAGAAAAAAGTCCAGGCCAATGTAGAGTCGGGCAAGAAGACCGTCATCAAAACATGGTCAAGGGCTTCAATGATAACCCCTGATTTTGTAGGGCAGACCATTGCGGTACATAATGGAAGGCAATTTGTCCCTGTATATGTTACTGAAAACATGGTAGGCCACAAATTGGGCGAATTTTCACCTACCCGTTCCTTTAGGGGGCATGCGGGTGCTAAAAACAAAGGTAAAAAGTAATAGGCGATGGGAGTTCGAAAAAGACAAATGGCAGAACGTATTAAGGCAGAAAAGAAAGACTTGGCTTTTGCTAAGTTGAACAACTGTCCAACGTCTCCACGAAAAATGCGGTTGGTTGCGGATTTGATCCGTGGCAAACAAATTGAAATGGCCCTGGCCATACTTCGGTTCAATCCAAAAGAAGCCTCAAGAAGGTTGGAGAAACTATTGCTATCCGCAATCGCCAACTGGGAAGCTAAAAATGAGGATGCCAGTATTGAGGACGCCGATTTGTATATAAAGGAAATCCGTGTGGACGGTGGGACAATGTTGAAAAGACTGCGTCCTGCACCTCAGGGACGGGCCCACAGAATCAGAAAACGTTCCAACCATGTAACCCTGGTTTTGGGCGCACATAATAATGTAACAACAGAAACAACGGCTTAAGTATATGGGACAGAAAACCAATCCGATAGGAAATCGTTTAGGAATCATCAGGGGATGGGAATCCAACTGGTACGGAGGAAACGATTACGGTGATAAGTTGGCAGAGGATGACAAAATCAGGAAGTACATCCATGCACGTTTGGCAAAAGCCAGTGTTTCCAGGGTGATTATTGAAAGAACCCTAAAATTGATTACCATTACCATTACTACGGCAAGGCCCGGTATCATTATTGGTAAGGGAGGTCAAGAAGTTGATAGACTTAAAGAGGAATTGAAGAAAATCACCAATAAGGAGGTTCAAATCAATATCCATGAAATAAAAAGACCGGAATTGGATGCCAATTTGGTGGCCGCCAGTATTGCAAGGCAGATAGAAAGTAGGATTTCCTATCGTAGAGCAATAAAAATGGCGATTGCTGCGGCCATTCGTATGAATGCTGAAGGAATCAAAGTGCAGATTTCGGGTCGTTTGAACGGGGCTGAAATGGCGCGTTCAGAAACATACAAAGATGGTAGAATTCCGTTGTCGACCTTCCGTGCCGATGTGGACTATGCCCTGGAAGAGGCCCATACCACTTATGGTAGGTTGGGTATCAAGGTGTGGATCATGAAGGGTGAGGTTTATGGCAAACGTGAGCTTTCCCCGCTGATAGGACTTTCCAAAGGAGGTTCCAAAGGAGGGAAACAAGACGGAGGCAAAAGGCAACGAAGAAGAAAATAATTGAGTTTAAAGCGCAGGTAAGATGTTACAGCCGAAAAGAACAAAATTTAGAAAAGCCCAGAAAGGGAGAATGAAGGGAATATCCCAAAGGGGCCACCAACTTTCCAATGGAATGTTCGGTATCAAATCCTTGGATTCCCACTTTATTACTTCCCGTCAAATTGAAGCGGCGCGTATTGCTGCTACACGTTATATGAAAAGGCAAGGGCAGCTATGGATCAAAATTTTCCCGGACAAGCCCATTACCAAAAAGCCTTTGGAAGTACGGATGGGTAAAGGTAAGGGTGCCCCAGAGTACTGGGTGGCTGTGGTCAAACCTGGGCGAATTATGTTTGAGGTGGGCGGTGTGCCCCATGATATTGCAAAGGAAGCCTTGCGATTGGCAGCACAGAAGCTACCTGTAAAAACAAAATTTATAGTGGCCAGGGATTACGCTGGATAAACTGATAGATCATGAAACAAGCAGAAATTAGGGAATTATCGGTTGAAGAGCTTCAGCAAAAATTGGCTGAATCAAAGAAAGAATATGCGGATTTGAAAATGGCCCACTCCGTGACGCCGTTGGAAAACCCAATGCAGATACGAAAAACGAGAAGAACGGTCGCAAGATTGGCAACAGAGTTAAGTAAAAGGGAACAAGAATAACGGATTGTGCCTTATGGAAGAGACAACAATTAGAAATTTAAGAAAAGAAAGAATAGGGGTCGTTACCAGTAACAAAATGGAAAAATCCATTGTGGTTTCTGAGGTAAAGCGTGTAAAGCACCCTATGTACGGTAAATTCGTTTTGAAGACCAAGAAGTATGTTGCCCATGACGAGAAGAACGATTGCAATGAAGGCGATACCGTACGCATTATGGAAACAAGGCCTTTGAGCAAAACCAAATGCTGGAGGTTGGTAGAAATCATTGAAAGAGCTAAATAATCATGGTACAACAGGAATCAAGATTAAAAGTTGCGGATAATACAGGTGCCAAGGAGGTACTTACCATTCGTGTACTTGGGGGAACAAAAAGAAGGTATGCCTCATTGGGGGACAAGATTGTGGTCACCGTAAAGGAAGCCGCTCCCAACGGAGCAGTAAAAAAAGGTTCTGTTTCCACTGCGGTGGTAGTACGTACCAAGAAAGAAGTAAGAAGGCCCGATGGTTCGTACATCAGATTTGATGATAATGCCTGTGTGCTGCTCAATCCGGCCGGAGAGATGAGGGGCACCCGTGTGTTTGGACCTGTTGCCAGGGAATTGCGCGATAAGCAGTATATGAAAATTGTTTCATTGGCCCCTGAGGTACTTTAAAAGATATTGAAATGAAGTTGAAGATCAAAACAGGAGATACCGTTACCGTTATTGCCGGGGACCATAAAGGTTCCGAGGGAAAGGTGATGAGTGTTGACCTTAAGAAGAACAAGGCCATTGTGGAAGGTGTAAATGTTGTGAAAAAACATGAAAAGCCCAGTGCACAAAACCCTCAAGGGGGCATTGTCGAAAAAGAGGCACCGATTCATATTTCCAATCTTTCATTGATGGAAAATGGAGAGGCCGTTAGAGTTGGTTTTGCCTTTAAGGATGGTAAAAAAGTAAGAGTATCCAAAAAAACAGGAGAAACAGTCTAGTCATGAGCTATATACCAAGACTAAAGCAAGAATATAAGGAACGCGTGGTGAAGGCCCTATCCGAGGAGTTCGGGTACAAAAACATCATGCAGGTTCCCAAACTGCAAAAAATTGTGGTTAGCCGTGGTGTTGGAGCGGCTGTTGCCGACAAAAAACTGATCGATCATGCAGTGGATGAACTGACCATGATTACAGGGCAAAAAGCGGTTTCCACCATGTCCAAAAAGGATGTTGCAGCCTTTAAGTTACGTAAGGGAATGCCCATTGGTGCGAAAGTTACGTTACGAGGAGAGCGTATGTATGAGTTTTTGGATCGATTGATTACCTCTGCATTGCCACGGGTCAGGGATTTCCAAGGGGTTAGGGCCACTGGTTTTGACGGACGTGGAAATTACAACCTAGGGGTTACCGAGCAAATCATTTTTCCAGAAATCAATATTGACAAAATCAACAGGATCAACGGAATGGATATCACTTTTGTGACTTCCGCTGACACGGATAAGGAAGCAAAATCATTGTTGAGCGAATTGGGTTTACCCTTTAAAAAGAATTAAGATGGCCAAAGAATCAATGAAAGCCCGTGAACGAAAAAGGGCGAAAATGGTAGCCAAATATGCCGAGAAAAGAAAAGCTTTAAAAGAAGCCGGAGATTACGAAGCATTGCAAAAACTCCCTAAGAACGCTTCTCCTGTGCGTATGCGCAATAGGTGTAAGTTAACGGGAAGGCCCAGAGGGTACATGAGGACTTTTGGGATTTCCAGGGTAACTTTTAGGGAAATGGCCAACAAAGGATTAATTCCAGGTGTAACAAAAGCAAGCTGGTAAAATTGAATGTGGAATGACGAATTTAGATTGTAGCACATTGAGTAATGAAAAATTGATAATTCAACATTCGTAATTCAACATTTGTAATTCATAATTAAGAAAGATGCTAACAGATCCAATTTCAGATTATTTGACACGAATTAGAAATGCCAGCCGTGCTGGGCATAGGGTTGTCAATATTCCTGCTTCCAACTTGAAGAAAGAAATGACCAAAATCCTTTTTGACCAAGGCTTTATTCTAAGTTATAAGTTCGAGGAGGACAAGGTACAGGGAAACATAAAGATTGCATTGAAATATGACAAGTTCACCAAAGAGCCAGTTATCAAAAAATTGCAACGCGTAAGTAAGCCCGGACTAAGAAAATATGTAAATGCCGGTGAATTGCCACGGGTACTTAACGGATTGGGAATAGCAATTGTTTCCACTTCCCATGGTGTAATGACAAGTAAACAGGCGGGCAAAGAGAATGTAGGTGGCGAGGTATTGTGCTACGTATATTAAAAAGAAAACGAACAAGAGATGTCAAGAATAGGTAATAACCCAATCCCAATTCCAGAAGGAGTTACCATAGAGGTAAAGGACAACGCCGTAACAGTAAAAGGAAAACTTGGAGAATTGACCCAAGAGTTTAACGGCGTGGAAATGAAAATGGAAGAAGGTAGTTTAACGGTGTCAAGAACCTCCGAATCCAAAGACCATAAGGCAAAACATGGTTTGTACAGAGCCCTGGTCAATAATATGGTGGAAGGTGTTTCCAAAGGTTGGACCAAGGAATTGGAATTGGTAGGGGTAGGATATCGTGCCAGCAACCAAGGACAGAAATTGGATTTGGCACTTGGTTTTTCGCACAACATTGTAATGGATATTGCTCCAGAAGTAAAGATTGAAACTGTTTCCGAGAAAGGGAAGAACCCAATCGTAAAACTTACTTCGCACGACAAGCAATTGGTTGGTGCAGTGGCCGCAAAAATCCGTTCGTTCAGAAAGCCTGAACCTTACAAAGGAAAAGGTATCAAGTTCGTTGGAGAGCAAATTAGAAGAAAAGCAGGTAAATCAGCTTAATAGATAGAAAAATGGGATTATCAAAGTCTGATAGAAAATTACGTATACGACGAAGGATTAGAAAAGTTTCCTTTGGGACCGAGACCCGTCCACGTTTGTCCGTATTCCGTAGTAACAAGGAAATCTATGCCCAATTGATTGATGATAACGCAGGAAAAACGTTGGTTGCAGCTTCATCACGGGACAAAGGTATCGATGCAAAGGGCACCAAGACAGAAATTGCGGCCGCCGTTGGAAAAGCGATTGCCGAAAAAGCAAAGAAAGTAGGTGTTGAAACTGTAGCCTTTGATAGAGGGGGCAATCTTTATCACGGTCGGGTTAAAGCCTTGGCCGAAGGAGCAAGGGAAGCAGGACTTAAATTCTAAATCATATGTATCAGAAGTATAAAAACGTAGAAACGGTTAAACCTGGAGGTTTAGAATTAAAGGACCGTCTTGTTGGTGTGCAAAGGGTAACCAAGGTAACCAAAGGTGGTCGTGCCTTCGGATTCTCTGCCATAGTTGTTGTAGGGGACGAGAACGGTGTTGTAGGCCACGGTTTGGGGAAATCCAAGGAAGTTGCCACGGCAATTGCCAAGGCCATTGAGGATGCCAAAAAGAATTTGATTCGAATTCCCTTGAACAAGGGAACCTTGCCACACGAGCAAAAAGGAAAATACGGAGGGGCAAAGGTCTTTATCAAACCGGCCTCACAGGGTACCGGGGTAATTGCGGGAGGTGCCGTACGTGCGGTATTGGAATCCGTTGGGGTACACGATGTACTTTCAAAATCCCAAGGTTCTTCCAATCCCCACAATGTGGTAAAAGCAACATTTGATGCATTACTGCAATTGCGCGATGCGAATACCGTAGCCAAACAGCGTGGAATAAGCGTAGAAAAAGTATTTAAAGGATAAGTCATGGCGAAGATTAAAGTGAAGCAGGTTAAGAGTGCCATTAAAAGGCCACAAAACCAAAAAAGGACATTGGCAGCACTTGGGCTTAGAAAATTGGGCCAAGTTGTGGAGCATGATGATACGCCAAACATCCTTGGAATGATAAATAAAGTAAAACACTTGGTTTCTACCGAGGAAGCATAAAACGAACAACATGGATTTAAGCAATTTAAAGCCAGCAGAGGGTTCCACCCATAGACACGGAAAGAGGCTTGGTAGAGGAGAAGGCTCGGGAAAAGGTGGAACGGCCGCTCGTGGACATAAAGGGGCAAAGTCCAGATCCGGGTATTCCAAAAAGATAGGTTTTGAAGGGGGGCAAATGCCGCTACAACGTCGAGTACCAAAATTTGGATTCAAAAATATTAACCGTAAGGAGTATCAGCCCGTTAATTTGGACAAGCTCCAAGCTTTGGTGGATAACAAGTTGGTCAAAGGGGAAGTGACCTTTGAAAACCTCGTAGAGAACAGATTGGTTGGTAAAAACAAATTGGTAAAGATTTTAGGCGATGGGGAATTGAAGGCCAAGCTTAAGGTTTCTGCCCATAAATTTAGTGCTTCGGCAAAGGCCGCTATTGAGGCAGCTGGAGGTGAGGCAATAAATTTATAACACAACAGTATGAAAAAGTTTATTGAGACCATATCCAATATTTGGAAAATTGAGGAGCTAAGACAACGCATCTTGGTTACCTTGGGATTGTTGTTGGTATACCGTTTTGGTGCACAAGTTGTCCTGCCAGGTATTGATACTACGCAATTGGCAGAATTGGCCGATAATGCTGGTGATGGAATTTTAGGACTTTTGAATGCTTTTACCGGAGGGGCCTTTGCCAACGCTTCGGTGTTTGCCCTGGGTATTATGCCCTATATCTCCGCGTCCATTGTGGTACAGTTAATGAGTATTGCCATTCCCTACCTTCAAAAATTGGATAAGGAAGGTGAAAGTGGTCGTAAAACAAAAAACCAGATTACGCGCTGGTTGACCATAGGAATATGTATTGTTCAAGCACCTGCATATTTATATGGACTGGGAGCCCTGGGGGTTCCGGATAGTGCCTTTATCCTAGGGAAAGGATTGGATTTTATTGTCCCAGCCGTAATTATTTTGGTGACAGGTTGTGTATTTGCGATGTGGTTGGGGGAGAAGATTACGGATAAGGGAATTGGAAACGGTATCTCCCTTTTGATCATGATAGGGATCATTGCGACCATGCCACAATCATTTGTTCAGGAATTTATCTCAAGAACCACCAATAATACGGGCGGATTGATGTTCATGTTGATTGAGATCATTATTTGGTTCCTGGTGATTTTGGCCAGTGTACTTTTGGTCATGGCCATTCGTCAGATTCCCGTACAGTACGCAAGACGGAGTGCATCTGGCGGATATGAAAAGAATATTATGGGTTCACGCCAGTATATCCCATTAAAATTGAATGCTTCCGGTGTAATGCCCATTATTTTTGCCCAAGCCATTATGTTT
The sequence above is a segment of the Muricauda sp. SCSIO 64092 genome. Coding sequences within it:
- the rplD gene encoding 50S ribosomal protein L4; this translates as MKVAVLDINGKDTGRKVELSDDVFGIEPNNHAIYLDVKQYLAHQRQGTHKAKERAEIAGSTRKLKKQKGTGTARAGSIKSPVFRGGGRIFGPRPRNYSQKLNKNVKRLARKSAFSLKSKEKALLVVEDFNFEAPKTKDYVSFLNSLGIADKRSLVVLGGGNDNVFLSSRNLKRSEVVTNDQLSTYKIMNAKSVVLLEGAVEQIQANLTK
- the rpsG gene encoding 30S ribosomal protein S7, which codes for MRKRQAKKRPLLPDPRFNDQLVTRFVNMMMWDGKKSVAFKVFYDAIDIVDQKKTDDEKTALELWKDALSNVMPHVEVRSRRVGGATFQIPMQIRPDRKISTAMKWLINYARRRNEKSMAQKLAAEILAAAKEEGAAVKKRVDTHKMAEANKAFSHFRF
- the fusA gene encoding elongation factor G encodes the protein MARDLKYTRNIGIAAHIDAGKTTTTERILFYTGVSHKIGEVHDGAATMDWMEQEQERGITITSAATTCTWQFPTENGQPTADAKGYHFNIIDTPGHVDFTVEVNRSLRVLDGLVFLFSAVDGVEPQSETNWRLADNYKVPRIGFVNKMDRQGSNFLNVCKQVKEMLGSNAVPIVLPIGEEADFKGIVDLAKNRAIVWHDENFGSTFDVIDIPAEMQDEVSEYRAALIEAVAEYDEELMEKFFEDEDSITEEEVHAALRAAVMDRAIIPMICGSSFKNKGVQFLLDAVCRYLPSPLDKDDIVGTDPDTGNEITRKPDPKEPFSALAFKIATDPFVGRLAFFRAYSGRLDAGSYILNNRSGKKERISRIYQMHSNKQNAIEFIEAGDIGAAVGFKDIKTGDTMSSEKHPIVLESMDFPDPVIGIAVEPKTKADVDRLGMSLAKLAEEDPTFQVKTDEASGQTIISGMGELHLDIIVDRLRREFKVEVNQGQPQVEYKEALTAKADHREVYKKQTGGRGKFADIVFTMEPASEETKAGLEFINEIKGGNIPKEYIPSVEKGFKEAMKNGPLAGFEMDSMKITLKDGSFHPVDSDSLSFELAAKLGYKEAAKAARAVLMEPIMKLEVLTPEENMGDIVGDLNRRRGQVNNMDDRAGSKVIKAEVPLSEMFGYVTALRTLSSGRATSTMEFSHYAETPTNIAEEVIKATKGVTA
- the rplB gene encoding 50S ribosomal protein L2, translating into MAVRKLKPITPGQRFRVVNGFDAITTDKPEKSLLAPLKKTGGRNSQGKMTMRHRGGGHKRRYRIIDFKRDKYGVEAEVKSIQYDPNRTAFIALLEYKDGEKRYVIAQNGLQVGQKVISGEKAAPEIGNAMPLGEIPLGTIISCIELRPGQGANMARSAGTFAQLMAKDGKFVTVKLPSGETRMILATCMATIGAVSNSDHQLLVSGKAGRSRWLGRRPRTRPVVMNPVDHPMGGGEGRASGGHPRSRNGIPAKGYRTRSLTKDSNRYIVERRKK
- the rplV gene encoding 50S ribosomal protein L22; this translates as MGVRKRQMAERIKAEKKDLAFAKLNNCPTSPRKMRLVADLIRGKQIEMALAILRFNPKEASRRLEKLLLSAIANWEAKNEDASIEDADLYIKEIRVDGGTMLKRLRPAPQGRAHRIRKRSNHVTLVLGAHNNVTTETTA
- the rplW gene encoding 50S ribosomal protein L23, giving the protein MSVLIKPIITEKMTADSELFNRYGFYVDPKANKLEIKEAVESTYGVSVEKVRTMNYGPNRKTRYTKTGIQHGKTNALKKAIVDVAEGDIIDFYSNI
- the rpsJ gene encoding 30S ribosomal protein S10, producing MSQKIRIKLKSYDHNLVDKSAEKIVKTVKTTGAVVTGPIPLPTHKKIFTVLRSPHVNKKSREQFQLSSYKRLLDIYSSSSKTIDALMKLELPSGVEVEIKV
- the rplC gene encoding 50S ribosomal protein L3, with translation MSGLIGKKIGMTSIFDENGRNIPCTVIQAGPCVVTQVRTEEVDGYSALQLGFDDKAEKRASKAEQGHYKKAGTSPKKKVVEFRDFEGEYKLGDTVGVDLFVEGEFVDVVGTSKGKGFQGVVKRHGFAGVGQATHGQHNRLRAPGSIGAASTPSKVVKGLRMAGRMGGERVTVQNLRVLKIVPEKNLIVVKGAVPGHKNAYVTVEK
- the rpsL gene encoding 30S ribosomal protein S12 gives rise to the protein MPTISQLVRKGRSTITKKSKSAALDSCPQRRGVCTRVYTTTPKKPNSAMRKVARVRLTNGKEVNAYIPGEGHNLQEHSIVLVRGGRVKDLPGVRYHIVRGALDTAGVAGRTQRRSKYGAKRPKK
- the rpsS gene encoding 30S ribosomal protein S19; the protein is MARSLKKGPFVHHSLEKKVQANVESGKKTVIKTWSRASMITPDFVGQTIAVHNGRQFVPVYVTENMVGHKLGEFSPTRSFRGHAGAKNKGKK